In the genome of Candidatus Delongbacteria bacterium, one region contains:
- a CDS encoding elongation factor Tu, which translates to IAPIAMEKDLRFAIREGGRTIGAGVVTEIQK; encoded by the coding sequence GATCGCGCCCATCGCCATGGAGAAGGACCTGCGCTTCGCCATCCGCGAAGGCGGGCGGACCATCGGCGCCGGCGTGGTGACGGAAATTCAGAAGTAA